The Nostoc sp. 'Peltigera membranacea cyanobiont' N6 genome contains the following window.
TGAGCGCCAGCAGTAAATCTACCGCCAAATAATCCGCCCTGATTGATGTTGCCAGAATAATTGGCTATTTCTGCACTATAAACGCCTTGCAAACTGATGCGATCGCTAATCTGCCAATCAAAGCCTATACCACTAGTGCCATTGCCAATACTTAAAATCGGGTTACGCTGACCAAATAGAGAAATTGCACCGTCGCTAGAACCTTCTAAAGGGCTAATACCGCGAAAGGTGTTGATGGGGTTGACTCCTGCCGTACCGACGACAATTCCCAAACGTTCCGAGACGAGAAATCGATAAGATAGTTCGCTAACAACTAGATTGTTGTCTGTATTTGACTCGAAACCCAACCGCCCCATATTGGTAGATAGCAACGAGGCATTAGAACCTAAATTACCAGCAGACAGCCCTGTTAAGAGTAAATCTCGCCCTGTAAATGAAGTTGCTAAGGTTAGTTGGGCGCTACTTGTGAAAGTCAGATTGGTTTTTCCCTGGCGTTCAGGGACTCCATCTCTAGGAAACAAATCGACATCGGGGCTATTGGTTCCCTGGACGCTAAAAATGGCTTGACCAAATAATCTGGTAGTTGTGGAAAAGCGATTGGCTTGTAATTCAGTAGTTCGTTCTTCTACAGCCTCAACCCGCTGCTGTAATTGCAGCAACTCTGCTTTGAATTCGCCCTGTAACCTTTGTAGCAGGACTAAATCTTCATTCTTAACAGGATTAATTTTATTATTTGCAATCGCTTCGTTAATCTTCTCTAAGCAAGCATTTAAACCAGCCGCAAATTCATAACGGCTGATATTGCGGTTTCCTACATAAGTCCCATCATGGTATCCCGCAATGCAGCCATAGCGTTCTCCTAGAGATTGCAAAGCAGCAAAAGCCCAGTCGGAAGGTTGCACGTCCTTAAGTTGCGACACCGAAGTGACTTGAGACATTGGGTTGTCTGAATCTGGAGACTGAGGAGATAGAGAGAATTCTTCTGTGTTTTCCTGGTTCTGTGCAACTTCTGTTACAGGCTGAATATTTTTTAGTTCAGGTAAGTTAGGGGAACTTATGAATTGAATTTTCTCTCTACTTTTTTTAAGTATATTTTCGTACTTATGCTTGATTGCTGGTGAGGTAGTTATATCTGGCTGCACAAATTCAGGCGGTGTAATCTCAGCAGGTGAGACAACTTCAGATAAATTTTCTGGCATTGACTGCTGCACCAGATGATCTGTAGGAATTACAGGCTGTTCTGGTAAATTGAACGCGGAGATTGGCGCTGTTGCTAGCACACTCGCCATCAGTAGACTAATATCACTCATGGTATTTCATTTGACTTGCACCAATATTTCTTTTCACAGATAAAGTTGGTGTATATCAGGAAGATTTATGAAAAAAGAGTGATAAAAGTTACTGCACTGAGGGGTATAAGATGAAGGGAATAACCCATACCCTATACCCCAAATAAGATTAATCTGGCTGACTACAGTATTTATTCGTCTGATTGACTAACGTATCTGACTGTTTGCCAAGGGTTGTAGCCGTTGTCAGTGCTGAGTCAATATCAGTTCTCGCCTTTTGGATTTTTTCTCTACCAGATGCCGAGGCTTCTGCTGTTTTGGTTGTACCAAGCGCCTTACCGGCTTTAGCGATCGCTTGACTGAGATTCTGAAAAATGTTGACAAAACTGCTTTGAAATTCTTTCAGCTTGGGATCTGTTAAATTCAGTTCCTTAATCGATTTAGTTACAAATTCTAAATCTTTAGACAGTTGTATGCTGGTGATCGCTTGCGTTCCTTTATTTTTATCAATCAAAGAAGTTCCAGCATTCACAACTTTAATCAATCGCTGGCACTGGGAGACTTTGTTCTCGGTGCAACTGCTAACAAACAAAGCAATGCTCAGACTAACAGGAAGAATAACAGTATATTTATGTAAAACAGACATGAACACCCCAACAGCATTAAAATCCAGACTATAGTATCCAATATTACGAGTAAACAAGGTAATTAAGGTAGTGGAGATTAGACAGGAGTGAGGAAATTCCTTCATACACCTTGCAACTGCGTTAACTAATCTTTGAACTGCGTTCATCCACCTTTGATCCTCGTCAAGGACTCTTTGAACTGGATTCATTCATCTTTTGACAACTATATAGGGCAGAAAGCCCAAAGTAATATCTTGACTGCGCTAGCCTTTAACTCTCTGGCTCAATTAATTTCACCCTTATCTTTGCTATTTTTTGATAGACTCTTTTAGCGATGGATTCACTATTACTATATCTTGCACTTAGTTGTAATAAATACTTATTTATCGGTAATTATTTGTGATTGATACATTAGCTATACTAATACTAAAAAGTTTTCACATAGTCTTGATAAACTGTATATTTGCTGACTTAGGGGAGTTAATGGTACAGTATTTATTGTCTGTATAAAAAATTATGTAAGCGAACAAGCGGTACCATAAAAACTACTGGTTAAATGTAAAGTTTAGATGAATTTCAGGAAAATATTTTGAATTGAGGTGCGAGAATTACTAAACTTTTCAGAACAACTAACTGTAACAAAACTATTCATCTAATTTTGACCAACCAAGTTCAATCAATAAAGCCAAACATCTGCTGGCTTTATTTGCCTGGGTTTTTACACATCCTCGTTCTGTAATGTTAAATCATGAAAATTAACTCATCCAACTCGCTGTTAACAGTACCAACTGGGCCACTAAAGATTTCAGAGTTGCCCCCTAACCATCTGGGTACGAGTGGTGAATCTATTTATCTTTCTCTAGTAATTCCTACTTATAAAGAGCGTGACAACATCAAGAATGTGGTCAGCATATTGAGTCAGTTACTGGATGAATCTATTCCAGGAAACTATGAACTAATTGTGGTAGACGATGATAGCCCAGACCGAACTTGGGAAATAGCACAATCCTTAACGCAAGAATACCCTCAGTTGCGAGTAATGCGACGACAGCAGGAACGGGGGCTTTCTTCAGCAGTGATTCGGGGATGGCAAGCAGCTACCGGGAATGTGTTGGGGGTGATTGATGGAGATTTGCAGCATCCACCAGAGGTGCTGATGCAACTGTTGCGTAGTGTTGAGCAGGGTGCAGATTTAGCAGTAGCCAGCCGTCACGTTGAAGGAGGCGGTGTTAGTAGCTGGAGTGTTGTTAGGCGTTTCTTGTCTCGTGGCGCTCAGTTGTTAGGCTTGGTGATATTACCGGGAGTACTGGGCAGAGTTTCTGACCCGATGAGCGGTTATTTTATGGTGCGCCGGAGTGCGATCGCCAATGCAAGACTCAATCCAGTCGGATACAAAATTCTCTTAGAAGTAATCGGGCGGGGAAAAGTAGACCAAGTAGCCGAAGTTGGGTATGTGTTCTGCGAACGCAAAGAGGGTGAGAGTAAGGTTACATGGAAGCAATATATAGATTACATCCATCACCTAGTGCGGTTGCGGCTTTCTACAGGACGGGTGGGAAGATTTAGTAGAAAAGTCAATTTCCCCATTGGTCGATTCCTCCGCTTTGGGTTGGTTGGCTTTAGTGGTGTGTTTGTAGATTTAACGGTGTTTTACTTGCTGCGGACTGTGATTCATTTAGGTTTAACTCGCAGTACGATTCTTTCGGCCGGAGTGGCAATCATAAATAATTTCCTATGGAATGATTTATGGACTTTTAGTGATATTTCTCAGAGACAACGCGATCCGCATCAACGTTTCAAGCGATTCTTGAAGTTCAGTGCGATCTGTTTAGCAGGTGTTGTATTACAAGCTCTAATAATTAACTTTCTCTATAATGTCTTAGGAATAAATCAGTATTTAGCTAAGTTGGTAGCGATCGCAGTTGCGACAATCTGGAATTTCTGGATTAATTTGAAACTTAGCTGGCGTGTTACCGACGTGAAATAATCACAATGAGGGATTTGAGATTTTGATTTTTGTTTTTAGACTTTAGAACGAACTTAAATCTAAAACGTCAAATCTACAAATTCATCCGTGTGAGGCCAGGCAATGAGAGTTATTTTTCAAGGTGCATTTTATTTTTACAGAAAAATTATTGCCTATACGACTCATTTCGTACAGATGGGAGATTTAAGCTCTGCCTTAGAACCCAAGCATTGGCATAATTGGCAGGCTCATCTCCCACCTTCCTGGCTTCACCCTTTTCTGAACTTGATGTGGTTAATCATCGGCATCAGCTTGCGCCTAGCCAACTTGACTGCAAAGCCTCCTTGGACTGATGAGTTTGCCACCTTGGTGTTTAGCTTAGGGAATACTTTTTCACCAGTACCCCTAGATCGAGCGATCGCATCTGACATCCTATTACAACCACTGCAACCAAACCCAGCAGCTAGTATTGGTGATGTTATTCATAACTTAGCTACACAAGATAGTCATCCACCACTGTATTTTGTGCTGGCTCATCTGTGGATGAAATTATTTCCCAGCGATGGCGGATTAGTATCGCTGTTTGCGGCGCGATCGCTACCAGCTATAATTGGTGCTGCCTTAATTCCGTGTGTTTACATTTTAGGTAAGGTAGCATTTCGTTCATCACTAGTGGGACACTTAACTGCTGCGATGATGGCAGTATCACCCTACGGTGTATTTTTATCACAAGAAGCCCGTCATTACACTTTGGCAGCTTTATGGGTAACTGCTTCCCTTACCTGCTTAGTAATTGCTACACGCCATATTCAAAACCGTACACCTTTACCCATCTGGATAGCACTTTTTTGGGTAGGAATTAATGCTTTAGGTATTGCGACTCATTACTTTTTCACCCTTACCCTCTGCACAGAAGCGATAGTTTTGATTTTTCTGGCTTGGCTGCAATTGCAGACTAGCAAAAAATTTTCTCTCCTCTTCTCTCCTCCCTGGCGGCGCATTTATGCCGTTGCTACAGGTACTTGTGTGGCGGGTTTAATTTGGATACCAACCTTGTTAGAGAATGAAAATCGTGGTGCTTTGACTGAGTGGATTCGAGGTTCGCGCGGCGGGCTAGATTGGTTAAACCCCATTTTTCAAGCTTTAGGAACATTGATTGCCATGATTTCGCTGTTACCAGTTGAATCTTCACAAGTAGTAGTTGTGATTCCTTCTGGAGTAGTGATGCTAACTTTCTTTATTTGGGCAGTACCAATTTTGCTGCGGGGACTCGATATTCAACTACAGCACCCAGAAAACCGGATTATGATTCAGGTGTTTGCTGGAATCGTTATCAGTGCGATCGCTTTATTCTTTATCTTTGCCTACTTTTTCGGGATTGACCTAACTAGAGGTGCTAGATATAACTTTGTTTACTTTCCCGCGATCGTTATTTTACTAGGTGCAAGTCTTGCAGTTTGCTGGCATCCTCCCAAGGAATTGATGGAAAAAAATGGGATTAAAAGTATAGGTAAATGGGGAATAAACGGTAAAAAAGCCGTGATGTTAATCTGGCTAATGGGATTTTTCAGTGCAGTTACAGTAATTTGCAATCTCGGCTATCAAAAATATTATCGCCCTGACCTGTTTGTGCAGCTAATTCAACAAACATCCCCAGTACCAGTACTGATTGCCACCACTCATAAAACTTATGTACACACTGGAGAAATGATGGGGGTAGCTAGGGAGTTTAAACTTGCCAATTCACCTCAACAACCTCTGTTTCTCCTTGCCCATCAAGATCGAGATCCCAATACTTCCACCATTGCGCTAGAAAATACTTTAAAGAAGTTACCACGACCTTTTGACTTGTGGCTGGTAAACTTTCACGCCCCTGTAAAAGAAACTGTTAAAACATGCGCGATATCTGATACTCAATCTTTACCAAGCATAAACGGCTACGAATATAAGCTTTATCATTGCCAATAAGCTGGGGATTGGGGATTGGGGATTGGGGACTGGAGTAGGAGTTAGAACTTGTATTCACCTCAAAAAAAAACTCGTTCATGCATCTCAAAGACTCGTTAATCTCTTTCAAAACCTCAAACCTGCCAATCCCCAGTCCCTAGTACCCAATCCCCAATCTATATGCATCTTGTGGAAGTTCCTCAAATATCGATATCCATAGGAGACTAAAGAAAGAAGAACAAAATTTATCTGAGACGTTTTCAAGCAGTGAAGGCTGTAACTAGTTAAGGAGAATTTATGCGTGCAGTACTGATGGCAGGGGGTTCGGGAACGCGGCTTCGCCCGTTAACTTGCGATCTGCCCAAACCGATGGTGCCGATTCTAAATCGACCAATTGCCGAACATATTATCAATCTTCTCAAAAGACATCAAATTACAGAAGTTATCGCGACACTACATTATTTACCTGATGTCTTGCGAGACTATTTTCAAGATGGCAGCGATTTTGGGGTTCAGATGACTTATGCCGTCGAAGAAGATCAGCCTTTGGGTACAGCAGGCTGTGTGAAAAACATTGCCGAACTTCTGGATGAAACTTTTTTAGTCATTAGCGGCGACAGCATAACAGATTTTGACCTTACGGCTGCGATCGCATTTCACAAACAAAATAAGTCAAAAGCTACTTTGATTTTGACGAGAGTTCCCAACCCAATTGAGTTTGGGGTGGTGATTACCGACGAGGAAGCACGAATTAGGCGATTTTTAGAAAAGCCCTCTAGTAGTGAAATTTTTTCCGATACCGTCAACACTGGCACTTACATTCTTGAACCAGAAGTTTTAGAATATCTACCAGTAAACATTGAATGCGACTTTTCCAAAGACCTATTCCCCTTACTGCTAGCAAAAGATGAGCCAATGTACGGTTACATTGCTCAAGGTTACTGGTGCGATGTTGGTCACTTAGATGCTTACCGCGAAGCTCAATATGACGCATTAGATCGGAAGGTAAATCTTGATTTTGCCTACAAAGAAGTTTCTCATGAGTTATGGGTAGGTCAAAATACTTACATCGACCAAACGGCTGTGATTGAAACTCCAGCAGTGATTGGTGACAATTGCCGCATTGGGGCAAGAGTGCAGATTGAGGCGGGAACCGTAATTGGCGATAATGTCACTATTGGCGCTGATGCCAATCTCAAACGTCCCATTGTCTGGAATGGGGCATTTATTGGCGATGAAGCACATCTTTCTGCCTGTGTAATTTCCCGTGGCGCTCGTGTAGACCGCCGCGCCCATGTATTAGAAGCTGCTGTTGTCGGTTCCCTTTCCACTGTGGGAGAAGAAGCTCAAATTAGCCCTGGCGTGCGCGTTTGGCCCAGCAAAAAAATTGAGTCAGGAGCAGTTTTAAACATTAACTTGATTTGGGGAAACACCGCCCAACGAAATTTATTTGGGCAACGTGGTGTGCAAGGATTAGCTAATATCGACATCACCCCAGAATTCGCTGTGAAATTGGGATCTGCTTACGGTTCTACCTTAAAACCTGGTTCTAAAGTAACAGTTTCCCGTGACCAGCGTAATGTCTCTCGGATGGTGACGCGATCGCTCATTGCTGGTTTAATGTCAGTAGGTATTGATATTCAAAACCTCGATGCTACAGCTATCCCCATTGCCCGCACAGTTATACCCACAATGTCGGTAGTTGGTGGTATCCATGTGCGCGTCCACCCCGATCGCCCTGACTACATTCTGATTGAATTTATGGATGTTAAGGGTATTAATATCTCCAAAGCCCTGGAAAAGAAAATTGAAGGGGCTTACTTTAAAGAAGATATGCGGCGGGCGCTAATTCATGAAATTGGCGATGTGTCTTACCCCAGCCAAGTGATGGAGCGCTACTGCACTGCTTTTGAGAAACTTTTGCATGTTCATACACTCCGCAATAGTCGGGCAAAAGTAGTGATTGACTATGTTTATGCCGTATCAGGGGCAGTTTTACCCCAAATGTTGGATAAATTTGGTGCTGATGCAGTCGTATTGAATGCCAGTGTCAATAAAACAGCTATGTCCGTAGCCGATCGCGAAGGACTGCTGACTCAATTAGGTCATGTAGTGGAGGCATTGAAAGCTAACTTTGGTGTGCAAGTATCAGCTAATGGAGAACAGCTAATTTTAGTTGATGAATCAGGCTACCCAATTCGTGGGGAAACTTTAACAGCACTGATGGTAGACATGATTTTGACTGCTAACCCCAGAGGAACAGTAGTAGTCCCAGTTCATGCTTCCAGTGCTATTGAACAAGTCGCTCGTCGTCATGATGGTAGAGTGATTCGCACCAAAGCCAACCCGACAGCTTTAATGGAAGCTTGTCAAAAAAATCCCAATGTGGTGCTGGGAGGTAGTGGAGAAACTGGTTTTATTTTCCCACAACTGCATCCAGGCTTTGATTCCATGTTCTGCATTGCAAAGATAATTGAAATGTTAACCATACAGGAGCGATCGCTTGCGGCGGCGCGATCGGAATTGCCCCGTGTAATTCATAAAACTTATACAGTCCGTTGTCCGTGGACAGCCAAGGGTGCTTTGATGCGTTACTTGGTGGAAACTCACCCAGCCCAAAATCTAGAACTAATCGATGGGGTGAAAATTTGTCAACCTTATGATGATAGTTGGCTATTAGTTTTACCAGATGCCAGCGAACCACTGGTGCATTTGTATGCAAACAGTAACGATCGCGAATGGGTAGATGAAACTGTAAGAAATTACCGCACCCGTGTTCAAAGTTTTGTGGAAAGACAACAAGAATATCAACCCACCGAAGTGTAATTCGTAATTCGTAATTCGTAATTGAATTCTTTAATTACGAATTACGAATTATGTTAACTATCAGCCAAACTATCGGAAGGAAAGTAGACTTTCACATTTGCCTCTGTAGTTTACTTAAAATAATAAATAATATAACAATCCTAAATTATTCGTGAAAAGTTAGATCCCCGACTTCTTTAAGAAGTCGGGAATCTGGACATTAGTATTTGGATTAATTTCATACATGCACAAAAAATTTACCTCCTCTGGCTTCATCTACCGATGTATTTTTTGAAACTATAGGAATCCGGTTTGATTTCTGAAAATATCCGTAGGATGTGTTAGCACGGAGAGTACGGCATCAAACCCTTGATAATAGTGCGTTACGAACTCCGTTCTAACACACTCTACAATACCTAATTTCGTTCAAAAATCAAATAGTAAGTAGATCGGCGTGAATAATTCAAGGTTTGTAGTGAGGACTTTAGTCCTCATTTAAGGGCTGAAGCCCTCTCTACGAGACGCTTTGCGAACACTACAAAGTAATCTCAATATTTTTTACATTACTTAATCTAGTTTGATTTATTCTTGCCCACTTACTTAATCCTATAGTAATTATTCGGAATATTGTGTGAGGAAATCGTAAGGCACTTACAATAACTTGTCTTCTAGCCCACTCATTGTTTGGGTGAAATGAATCACCGCCCACCTTTTCGGTTTGTTTTCTGAAATCCTTTACAAAAGTTTACCTCTATTAATTGCTATAAATTATCAATAAGTCTGATAGGATATCTTCAGGTTTCTTGAGATATATATTCATTAAGCCACAGTAAATTTCAGCTATTTCAAAAATTTCTTAGGAGGTAACGCCATGACAAGGATGGCTGTTCAAACACCGGAGTCGATTCCCTGGTGGGCAGGGAACGCCCGGTTAACCAACCTCTCAGGGCGACTTTTG
Protein-coding sequences here:
- a CDS encoding iron uptake porin; protein product: MSDISLLMASVLATAPISAFNLPEQPVIPTDHLVQQSMPENLSEVVSPAEITPPEFVQPDITTSPAIKHKYENILKKSREKIQFISSPNLPELKNIQPVTEVAQNQENTEEFSLSPQSPDSDNPMSQVTSVSQLKDVQPSDWAFAALQSLGERYGCIAGYHDGTYVGNRNISRYEFAAGLNACLEKINEAIANNKINPVKNEDLVLLQRLQGEFKAELLQLQQRVEAVEERTTELQANRFSTTTRLFGQAIFSVQGTNSPDVDLFPRDGVPERQGKTNLTFTSSAQLTLATSFTGRDLLLTGLSAGNLGSNASLLSTNMGRLGFESNTDNNLVVSELSYRFLVSERLGIVVGTAGVNPINTFRGISPLEGSSDGAISLFGQRNPILSIGNGTSGIGFDWQISDRISLQGVYSAEIANYSGNINQGGLFGGRFTAGAQLSLAPTNNIDIGVHYLYSHSPDGLLGSGIGDSQLISPFADATAFNTQAIGATVAWRINPNLQLGGWGGFTSSKPLNLPGSVETTNWMVFAAFPNLLRPGNLGGVLVGQPPKITSSTLPNGFNFPNFSDGGTAGGRSDTSIHVELFYRAQLSDNIALTPGLFVIFNPDHNAANDALVVGALRATFRF
- a CDS encoding glycosyltransferase, with protein sequence MKINSSNSLLTVPTGPLKISELPPNHLGTSGESIYLSLVIPTYKERDNIKNVVSILSQLLDESIPGNYELIVVDDDSPDRTWEIAQSLTQEYPQLRVMRRQQERGLSSAVIRGWQAATGNVLGVIDGDLQHPPEVLMQLLRSVEQGADLAVASRHVEGGGVSSWSVVRRFLSRGAQLLGLVILPGVLGRVSDPMSGYFMVRRSAIANARLNPVGYKILLEVIGRGKVDQVAEVGYVFCERKEGESKVTWKQYIDYIHHLVRLRLSTGRVGRFSRKVNFPIGRFLRFGLVGFSGVFVDLTVFYLLRTVIHLGLTRSTILSAGVAIINNFLWNDLWTFSDISQRQRDPHQRFKRFLKFSAICLAGVVLQALIINFLYNVLGINQYLAKLVAIAVATIWNFWINLKLSWRVTDVK
- a CDS encoding glycosyltransferase family 39 protein, which produces MWLIIGISLRLANLTAKPPWTDEFATLVFSLGNTFSPVPLDRAIASDILLQPLQPNPAASIGDVIHNLATQDSHPPLYFVLAHLWMKLFPSDGGLVSLFAARSLPAIIGAALIPCVYILGKVAFRSSLVGHLTAAMMAVSPYGVFLSQEARHYTLAALWVTASLTCLVIATRHIQNRTPLPIWIALFWVGINALGIATHYFFTLTLCTEAIVLIFLAWLQLQTSKKFSLLFSPPWRRIYAVATGTCVAGLIWIPTLLENENRGALTEWIRGSRGGLDWLNPIFQALGTLIAMISLLPVESSQVVVVIPSGVVMLTFFIWAVPILLRGLDIQLQHPENRIMIQVFAGIVISAIALFFIFAYFFGIDLTRGARYNFVYFPAIVILLGASLAVCWHPPKELMEKNGIKSIGKWGINGKKAVMLIWLMGFFSAVTVICNLGYQKYYRPDLFVQLIQQTSPVPVLIATTHKTYVHTGEMMGVAREFKLANSPQQPLFLLAHQDRDPNTSTIALENTLKKLPRPFDLWLVNFHAPVKETVKTCAISDTQSLPSINGYEYKLYHCQ
- a CDS encoding mannose-1-phosphate guanyltransferase, whose translation is MRAVLMAGGSGTRLRPLTCDLPKPMVPILNRPIAEHIINLLKRHQITEVIATLHYLPDVLRDYFQDGSDFGVQMTYAVEEDQPLGTAGCVKNIAELLDETFLVISGDSITDFDLTAAIAFHKQNKSKATLILTRVPNPIEFGVVITDEEARIRRFLEKPSSSEIFSDTVNTGTYILEPEVLEYLPVNIECDFSKDLFPLLLAKDEPMYGYIAQGYWCDVGHLDAYREAQYDALDRKVNLDFAYKEVSHELWVGQNTYIDQTAVIETPAVIGDNCRIGARVQIEAGTVIGDNVTIGADANLKRPIVWNGAFIGDEAHLSACVISRGARVDRRAHVLEAAVVGSLSTVGEEAQISPGVRVWPSKKIESGAVLNINLIWGNTAQRNLFGQRGVQGLANIDITPEFAVKLGSAYGSTLKPGSKVTVSRDQRNVSRMVTRSLIAGLMSVGIDIQNLDATAIPIARTVIPTMSVVGGIHVRVHPDRPDYILIEFMDVKGINISKALEKKIEGAYFKEDMRRALIHEIGDVSYPSQVMERYCTAFEKLLHVHTLRNSRAKVVIDYVYAVSGAVLPQMLDKFGADAVVLNASVNKTAMSVADREGLLTQLGHVVEALKANFGVQVSANGEQLILVDESGYPIRGETLTALMVDMILTANPRGTVVVPVHASSAIEQVARRHDGRVIRTKANPTALMEACQKNPNVVLGGSGETGFIFPQLHPGFDSMFCIAKIIEMLTIQERSLAAARSELPRVIHKTYTVRCPWTAKGALMRYLVETHPAQNLELIDGVKICQPYDDSWLLVLPDASEPLVHLYANSNDREWVDETVRNYRTRVQSFVERQQEYQPTEV